In Clostridium sporogenes, one genomic interval encodes:
- a CDS encoding phage major capsid protein, with protein MKFKTVAEAFNYYRNSNIVDIEKRATEIGKIIDTDANADIESLNTELEGLKQAKTNIEERSQKPGNGFNPITGMNFNNNQNKVPEGDIFASQEYRSAFYKTMLGQKLTDVENKTFIRAMEVADAEKRTDAFSTTTNSAAILPTTTLNEIITKARKMGGLISNCRNFNIPTNISVPIGTPSSKAQWHTEGVTVETENPSKNIANVSFGAYEIIKIFSISATAKKMTISAFESYIIDELTNCVMECIADALVNGTGKEQGTGVLTGITWDTSNSFTFTKAGTPGYKDFVKMMGMLKRGYAAGAKWAMSNSTLYNLVYGLVDGQGRPIFITDPKNEGIGYILGKPVIIDDNIADDVILLGNFNYMGYNMPQGIIIETSRESSFKSGLIDYRAMAIADTKPLITEAFIKMARAEA; from the coding sequence ATGAAATTTAAAACAGTTGCAGAGGCATTTAATTATTATAGAAATTCAAATATAGTAGACATTGAAAAGAGAGCCACAGAGATAGGAAAAATAATTGATACAGACGCAAACGCAGATATTGAAAGTTTAAATACAGAACTTGAAGGGTTAAAACAGGCAAAAACAAATATTGAGGAAAGAAGTCAAAAGCCTGGTAATGGATTTAATCCAATAACAGGAATGAACTTCAACAATAATCAAAACAAAGTACCGGAAGGTGATATATTTGCAAGCCAAGAATATAGAAGTGCATTTTATAAAACTATGTTAGGCCAAAAGCTTACAGACGTTGAGAATAAAACTTTCATAAGAGCAATGGAAGTAGCAGACGCAGAAAAGAGAACAGACGCATTTAGTACAACAACAAATAGTGCAGCAATATTACCAACAACCACACTAAATGAAATTATAACCAAAGCGAGAAAAATGGGAGGGTTAATTTCAAACTGTAGAAACTTTAATATACCAACAAATATAAGTGTACCAATAGGAACACCAAGCAGCAAAGCACAATGGCATACAGAAGGGGTTACAGTTGAAACAGAAAACCCAAGTAAAAATATAGCAAATGTATCATTTGGAGCATATGAAATAATTAAAATATTTTCAATATCAGCAACAGCAAAGAAAATGACTATATCAGCGTTTGAAAGCTATATAATTGATGAATTAACAAATTGTGTAATGGAATGTATAGCTGACGCATTAGTTAATGGAACAGGAAAAGAACAGGGAACAGGAGTATTAACAGGGATTACCTGGGACACTTCAAATAGTTTTACATTTACAAAAGCAGGAACACCAGGATATAAAGATTTTGTGAAGATGATGGGAATGTTAAAAAGAGGATATGCAGCAGGAGCAAAATGGGCAATGAGTAACTCAACACTTTACAACCTTGTATACGGGTTAGTAGATGGACAAGGTAGACCAATATTTATCACAGACCCTAAGAATGAAGGAATAGGCTATATATTAGGAAAACCAGTTATAATTGATGATAATATCGCAGATGATGTTATATTACTAGGTAACTTTAATTACATGGGTTACAATATGCCACAGGGAATTATAATTGAAACATCAAGGGAAAGCAGCTTTAAGAGTGGCTTAATAGATTATAGAGCAATGGCCATAGCAGATACAAAGCCATTAATTACAGAAGCATTTATAAAAATGGCAAGAGCAGAAGCATAG